In the Hordeum vulgare subsp. vulgare chromosome 7H, MorexV3_pseudomolecules_assembly, whole genome shotgun sequence genome, one interval contains:
- the LOC123407326 gene encoding ranBP2-type zinc finger protein At1g67325 isoform X2, with protein sequence MSSQMDNRIQSAGKRARTDGSRREDDWICPSCNNVNFAFRTTCNMRNCDQSRPADHTTPPHYSVPGRYMPPGTPPSMYLTGAPPPYGSSLYNGHPMPRYGIPQLPPGSGYPYGYGGRVPMGSPYGPMHMAAPPPYSSGSMIGAGGMYSISMPMDRYGLGSPGGPGAMGARAGSYSDEGLQKKSAGAGRDNDWKCPNCNNINFAFRTVCNMRKCNTPRPDTQGSKPDSSRASKPKTPEGSWKCEKCNNINYPFRTKCNRPSCGEEKPLQANSPDDLATDQDNQFLACNTGKLLSKLQLSHDFEDNCVLIEKDLPGHAAGLPVPTSSHALRMAALNELQESSLQDDK encoded by the exons ATGTCTTCTCAG ATGGATAACCGCATCCAATCGGCTGGAAAGCGCGCGCGCACAGACG GTAGCCGGCGCGAGGACGACTGGATTTGCCCCAGCTGCAACAACGTCAACTTCGCGTTCCGCACCACCTGCAACATGCGCAACTGCGACCAGTCAAGGCCCGCGGATCACACG ACTCCGCCCCACTACTCGGTGCCGGGGCGTTACATGCCGCCGGGGACGCCTCCGTCCATGTACCTCACTGGGGCTCCTCCCCCGTATGGCTCCTCCCTCTATAACGGGCATCCCATGCCACGCTATGGCATTCCTCAGCTCCCTCCAGGTTCTGGATATCCCTATGGCTATGGCGGGCGAGTCCCGATGGGGAGCCCCTATGGGCCAATGCATATGGCGGCGCCACCACCGTATTCTAGTGGTTCTATGATTGGTGCAG GTGGAATGTACAGCATCAGCATGCCCATGGATAGATATGGCTTGGGCTCACCTGGTGGTCCTGGTGCAATG GGCGCAAGGGCTGGTTCCTATTCTGACGAAGGCTTGCAGAAGAAATCTGCTG GAGCTGGGCGTGATAATGATTGGAAGTGCCCTAATTGTAACAACATTAACTTTGCCTTTCGGACAGTTTGTAACATGAGAAAATGCAACACACCAAGACCTGACACCCAG GGATCCAAACCTGACAGTTCAAGAGCTTCAA AACCAAAGACTCCAGAGGGTAGTTGGAAGTGTGAAAAGTGCAATAACATAAACTATCCTTTCCGGACAAAATGCAACCGTCCAAGTTGTGGGGAAGAAAAGCCATTGCAGGCAAACAGTCCTGATGATCTGGCTACAGACCAGGACAATCAG TTTTTGGCATGTAATACGGGAAAGCTTTTATCAAAGCTGCAACTTTCACACGACTTTGAAGACAACTGTGTTCTAATCGAGAAGGATCTTCCGGGCCATGCTGCTGGACTACCGGTACCGACGAGTTCGCATGCCTTGCGAATGGCAGCTCTCAATGAGTTGCAAGAGAGTAGTTTACAAGATGACAAGTAA
- the LOC123407326 gene encoding ranBP2-type zinc finger protein At1g67325 isoform X3 produces MSSQMDNRIQSAGKRARTDGSRREDDWICPSCNNVNFAFRTTCNMRNCDQSRPADHTAMQTPPHYSVPGRYMPPGTPPSMYLTGAPPPYGSSLYNGHPMPRYGIPQLPPGSGYPYGYGGRVPMGSPYGPMHMAAPPPYSSGSMIGAGGMYSISMPMDRYGLGSPGGPGAMGARAGSYSDEGLQKKSAGAGRDNDWKCPNCNNINFAFRTVCNMRKCNTPRPDTQGSKPDSSRASKPKTPEGSWKCEKCNNINYPFRTKCNRPSCGEEKPLQANSPDDLATDQDNQVEARHVAF; encoded by the exons ATGTCTTCTCAG ATGGATAACCGCATCCAATCGGCTGGAAAGCGCGCGCGCACAGACG GTAGCCGGCGCGAGGACGACTGGATTTGCCCCAGCTGCAACAACGTCAACTTCGCGTTCCGCACCACCTGCAACATGCGCAACTGCGACCAGTCAAGGCCCGCGGATCACACG GCTATGCAGACTCCGCCCCACTACTCGGTGCCGGGGCGTTACATGCCGCCGGGGACGCCTCCGTCCATGTACCTCACTGGGGCTCCTCCCCCGTATGGCTCCTCCCTCTATAACGGGCATCCCATGCCACGCTATGGCATTCCTCAGCTCCCTCCAGGTTCTGGATATCCCTATGGCTATGGCGGGCGAGTCCCGATGGGGAGCCCCTATGGGCCAATGCATATGGCGGCGCCACCACCGTATTCTAGTGGTTCTATGATTGGTGCAG GTGGAATGTACAGCATCAGCATGCCCATGGATAGATATGGCTTGGGCTCACCTGGTGGTCCTGGTGCAATG GGCGCAAGGGCTGGTTCCTATTCTGACGAAGGCTTGCAGAAGAAATCTGCTG GAGCTGGGCGTGATAATGATTGGAAGTGCCCTAATTGTAACAACATTAACTTTGCCTTTCGGACAGTTTGTAACATGAGAAAATGCAACACACCAAGACCTGACACCCAG GGATCCAAACCTGACAGTTCAAGAGCTTCAA AACCAAAGACTCCAGAGGGTAGTTGGAAGTGTGAAAAGTGCAATAACATAAACTATCCTTTCCGGACAAAATGCAACCGTCCAAGTTGTGGGGAAGAAAAGCCATTGCAGGCAAACAGTCCTGATGATCTGGCTACAGACCAGGACAATCAG GTTGAAGCTAGGCATGTTGCTTTCTAA
- the LOC123407326 gene encoding ranBP2-type zinc finger protein At1g67325 isoform X1, whose protein sequence is MSSQMDNRIQSAGKRARTDGSRREDDWICPSCNNVNFAFRTTCNMRNCDQSRPADHTAMQTPPHYSVPGRYMPPGTPPSMYLTGAPPPYGSSLYNGHPMPRYGIPQLPPGSGYPYGYGGRVPMGSPYGPMHMAAPPPYSSGSMIGAGGMYSISMPMDRYGLGSPGGPGAMGARAGSYSDEGLQKKSAGAGRDNDWKCPNCNNINFAFRTVCNMRKCNTPRPDTQGSKPDSSRASKPKTPEGSWKCEKCNNINYPFRTKCNRPSCGEEKPLQANSPDDLATDQDNQFLACNTGKLLSKLQLSHDFEDNCVLIEKDLPGHAAGLPVPTSSHALRMAALNELQESSLQDDK, encoded by the exons ATGTCTTCTCAG ATGGATAACCGCATCCAATCGGCTGGAAAGCGCGCGCGCACAGACG GTAGCCGGCGCGAGGACGACTGGATTTGCCCCAGCTGCAACAACGTCAACTTCGCGTTCCGCACCACCTGCAACATGCGCAACTGCGACCAGTCAAGGCCCGCGGATCACACG GCTATGCAGACTCCGCCCCACTACTCGGTGCCGGGGCGTTACATGCCGCCGGGGACGCCTCCGTCCATGTACCTCACTGGGGCTCCTCCCCCGTATGGCTCCTCCCTCTATAACGGGCATCCCATGCCACGCTATGGCATTCCTCAGCTCCCTCCAGGTTCTGGATATCCCTATGGCTATGGCGGGCGAGTCCCGATGGGGAGCCCCTATGGGCCAATGCATATGGCGGCGCCACCACCGTATTCTAGTGGTTCTATGATTGGTGCAG GTGGAATGTACAGCATCAGCATGCCCATGGATAGATATGGCTTGGGCTCACCTGGTGGTCCTGGTGCAATG GGCGCAAGGGCTGGTTCCTATTCTGACGAAGGCTTGCAGAAGAAATCTGCTG GAGCTGGGCGTGATAATGATTGGAAGTGCCCTAATTGTAACAACATTAACTTTGCCTTTCGGACAGTTTGTAACATGAGAAAATGCAACACACCAAGACCTGACACCCAG GGATCCAAACCTGACAGTTCAAGAGCTTCAA AACCAAAGACTCCAGAGGGTAGTTGGAAGTGTGAAAAGTGCAATAACATAAACTATCCTTTCCGGACAAAATGCAACCGTCCAAGTTGTGGGGAAGAAAAGCCATTGCAGGCAAACAGTCCTGATGATCTGGCTACAGACCAGGACAATCAG TTTTTGGCATGTAATACGGGAAAGCTTTTATCAAAGCTGCAACTTTCACACGACTTTGAAGACAACTGTGTTCTAATCGAGAAGGATCTTCCGGGCCATGCTGCTGGACTACCGGTACCGACGAGTTCGCATGCCTTGCGAATGGCAGCTCTCAATGAGTTGCAAGAGAGTAGTTTACAAGATGACAAGTAA
- the LOC123407326 gene encoding ranBP2-type zinc finger protein At1g67325 isoform X4, with protein MSSQMDNRIQSAGKRARTDGSRREDDWICPSCNNVNFAFRTTCNMRNCDQSRPADHTAMQTPPHYSVPGRYMPPGTPPSMYLTGAPPPYGSSLYNGHPMPRYGIPQLPPGSGYPYGYGGRVPMGSPYGPMHMAAPPPYSSGSMIGAGGMYSISMPMDRYGLGSPGGPGAMGARAGSYSDEGLQKKSAGAGRDNDWKCPNCNNINFAFRTVCNMRKCNTPRPDTQGSKPDSSRASKPKTPEGSWKCEKCNNINYPFRTKCNRPSCGEEKPLQANSPDDLATDQDNQ; from the exons ATGTCTTCTCAG ATGGATAACCGCATCCAATCGGCTGGAAAGCGCGCGCGCACAGACG GTAGCCGGCGCGAGGACGACTGGATTTGCCCCAGCTGCAACAACGTCAACTTCGCGTTCCGCACCACCTGCAACATGCGCAACTGCGACCAGTCAAGGCCCGCGGATCACACG GCTATGCAGACTCCGCCCCACTACTCGGTGCCGGGGCGTTACATGCCGCCGGGGACGCCTCCGTCCATGTACCTCACTGGGGCTCCTCCCCCGTATGGCTCCTCCCTCTATAACGGGCATCCCATGCCACGCTATGGCATTCCTCAGCTCCCTCCAGGTTCTGGATATCCCTATGGCTATGGCGGGCGAGTCCCGATGGGGAGCCCCTATGGGCCAATGCATATGGCGGCGCCACCACCGTATTCTAGTGGTTCTATGATTGGTGCAG GTGGAATGTACAGCATCAGCATGCCCATGGATAGATATGGCTTGGGCTCACCTGGTGGTCCTGGTGCAATG GGCGCAAGGGCTGGTTCCTATTCTGACGAAGGCTTGCAGAAGAAATCTGCTG GAGCTGGGCGTGATAATGATTGGAAGTGCCCTAATTGTAACAACATTAACTTTGCCTTTCGGACAGTTTGTAACATGAGAAAATGCAACACACCAAGACCTGACACCCAG GGATCCAAACCTGACAGTTCAAGAGCTTCAA AACCAAAGACTCCAGAGGGTAGTTGGAAGTGTGAAAAGTGCAATAACATAAACTATCCTTTCCGGACAAAATGCAACCGTCCAAGTTGTGGGGAAGAAAAGCCATTGCAGGCAAACAGTCCTGATGATCTGGCTACAGACCAGGACAATCAG TGA